The sequence below is a genomic window from Streptomyces sudanensis.
NNNNNNNNNNNNNNNNNNNNNNNNNNNNNNNNNNNNNNNNNNNNNNNNNNNAGACGGCATACGATCTTCAAGCGNGTCACNTGAGNTGCGNGNNGTTGGTGTACANGGGACCCGCCCCCTCGGGCCCCTGCTGCGCGAGTGCCCGCCGCCCTACCGGCGCACCAGCGGGCGGCTCGCCGCCGTCCTGCTCTACCGCAACGGCGGCCACCGCGTGATGTGGCCCGACCGGAAGGAGGACCACAACACGCCTCTGTTCGGCGGCCCGTACACGGTCTTCGAGGTGCTCCTCGGCCGCAACGTCACCGAGTTCGACCTGGAACTGCCCGCCGCCGGCGACGGGGTGTCCTTCCGTGCCAAGGCGAGCGTCCAGTGGGAGGTCGACGACCCGCACCTCGTCGTCACCCGCCAGGTGTGGGACGTCGCCGAACTCCTGCGCGACGACCTCCTCGACGGGCTGCGCGCCGTCTCCCGCCGCTTCGGGATCACCGAGGCCCAGCGCGCCGACGAGGCCGTACGGGACGAACTGGCCGCCGGCAGGCTCCACTTCGGGCGCGACCTCGGACTGCGCACCCGCGTCCTGGTCTTCTTCGACCTCGACAGCGACGTGAAGGGGCAGCTCGCCGAGGCCGACCGCACCCTCGTCGGCATGGGCGTCGACCGGCGCGTCGCCGAACGGGAGCGCCGCAGGGACGCCTACGACCGGCAGCTCCTCGCCGACCGGGCGCGGGAGCTGCAGGCCGTGCTCCGGCAGGGCGAGGCCGCGCAGATCGCGCACCACATGGCGGCCAACCCCGACAAGCAGTGGGAGATCCGCCGGCAGCTCCTCGCGGAGGAGCGGGAGGGCAAGGCCGACTTCCTCGCCGTCCTGCACCGGCTCATCGACACCGGCGTCATCGAGCGCCACGACCTCGACCAGATGACCTACCAGGTCCTGGAGCACCTGCGGACCAGCAGCGGCGGCGTCCTCGGCGGCGTCGCGGACCGGGTCCTGGACCTGCCGCGCCCCCGGTCCCGCGCCCTCACCGACGGCGGTCCGCCCGCCGAACCGGTCCGCCCGCCCTGGGAGGACGAGCCCGCCGGGCACCGCCCCGCGGACCCGGACGACGACCCCCACCGCGTCCACGAGCCGACCAGCGTCCGGTCCGCCCGCGACCGGGAGCGCGACCGGGGACGCGACCGGGACGCCGGTGCGCCCGAGGACCCGTACGCCCCGCCCCGCGCCGACGACCGCGACGTCCCGCCGTACGGCTCGTCCCGTTCCGACGACCGCGACGTCCCGCCGTACACCCCGCCCGCGAGCCCCAGTGCCGGCTTCGACGACTGGGACGACGAATGAGCCCCGCCCCGGGCCCCGANCNCATATATTAATCAGNNAAGGAGGTGTNNCCCGTCCCGTCCCCGATCCCGCCCCCTCGGCCTCGCCCGAGGAGGTCCGCGCCCTCGCGGAGAACCTGCTGGGCACCGTCCGCGAGGACATCGGCCGCGCCGACACCAAGGCGGCGATCCTCCTGTCCGGCGCGCTCGCCTTCCTCGCCGTCGTCTTCGCCCGCGACCCCGCGCCGCCGACCGCGCGCGGGTTCGCCGCCGCCCTCGTCGCCCTCGCCGGCGTCCTGTGGGGCGCCGGGATGCTGATGCTCGTCGCGGTCGTCCTGCCCCGCACCCGGATCGGCGCCGACCGCACCCTCCTGCGCGACCTCGTCGCCGGCGCCCCCGCCGACGTGCTGCTCGGCCGGCTCACCGAGGCCGGCGCCGACACGACCTCCTGGCTCCTGGACCAGGCCGGCGTCCACGGGCAGGTCCTGGCCGCCAAGTACCGCTGGCTGCGCGCGGGCGCCCTCTGCCTGGCCCTCGCCGTGGCGCTGGCCCTCTCAAGTGAACTGTGGTGACCGAGACATGCGACCGACCCGCACCGAACGCACCGTGAGGGCCGCGGCCCTGGCCGTGCTCCTGGCCCTGACGGCCCTGGCCCCCGCCCCGCCGCGGGCGCCCGCCGCCGNCNNNGGCGGCCGCCGCCGCGCCCGCCCCAGAGGGCGCCGACCCGGTCGACTTCGCCGTCGTCGTCGACCAGTCCGACAGCCTCTCCGACGAGGACCTCGCCCGCGAGGTCGAGGCCGCCGCGCTGCTCGTCCAGGGCGAGATCTCCGAACGCTCCCGGGCCGCCGTCATCGGCTTCGGCAGCTCCGAGAAGCCCGGCCAGTCGCCCGTGCGGGAGGTGTGCCCGCTCACCGTCGCCGACTCCGCCGGACGGCAGCTCCTCAGCGACTGCGTGCAGCGGCTGGCCCGCCGCGACCCGGCCCGCGTCGGCCCCGGCACGGACTTCCCGGCCGCCGTCCGCCAGGCCGTCACCCGCCTCACCGAGAAGGGCGCCCCGGCCACCCCCAAGGTCGTCTTCCTCCTCACCGACGGCCGCCTCGACGTGGACGACAGCCCCGAGTACGGCGCCGACCCGGCCGCCCGCAGGGCCAACGGCGCCAAGCGGCTCGCCGACGAACTGGCCCGCGCCCGCCGCGAGCGCGTCCAGATCTGGCCCCTCGGCTTCGGCACCGCCATCGACCGCGCCACCCTCACCGGCATGGCCGAGGGCGGCTACCGGGGCGGCTGCGCCGACCTGCCCTCCGCCACCCCCCGCATGCGGGTCGTCGCCGACTCCACCGGCATCGACGAGGCGTTCCAGGAGGCGTTCGCCGCCGCCCGCTGCGCCGGCGTCACCCCCGGCGACTCCCGGCGCCCGCCCGCCGACCTGTACGTGACGATCCCGCCGATCGCCACCGACGGCTCCATCACCGTCAGCAAGCACGACCCGGAGGTCACCGTCACCTACTACGACCCGCGCGGCCGCAAGGTCCCCACCACCGGCACCTTCGACGGCTCCACCTTCGAACTCAGCGGCCAGGGCGGCCCGGTGGAGGCGCTGCGCGTCGGCAACCCGCTGCCGGGCCGCTGGCGGGCCCGCGTCGAGGCACCCGAGGGCCACCGGGGCCGCGAGGTCGCCGTACGCGCCATCTGGCAGGGCAGGCTCCGCTCCTCCGTCGTCCTCGACCCCGCGTCGCCCCGCCCCGGCGAGAAGGCCGTCGTGGAGGTCCGCATGCAGACCCGGCGCGGCGTCTACGTCACCGACCCCGCGCAGCTCGCCGGGATCAGGGTCACCGGGAAGCTCGCCGGGGACGGCTTCCCGCCCGTCGCCTTCGCCCTCGCCGACGACGGCCGCGCCCCCGACCGCACCAGGTCCGACGTGCGGTTCACCGGCACCGTCACCATCCCCGCCGGGGCGACCGGCGCACTGCGGCTCACCACCGAGATGGCCGCGCCCGGCGTCACCTCCGACCTGCGCCCGCTCCACGCCCGCACCGGTGAGGGGGCCCCGGCCGTCGTCGCCGGGATCACCGTGGACCGCACGGCCGTCCACCCCGGCGGCACGGTCCGCGGCACCCTGTCCGTCACCAACAACGACGGCGCCCCCCGCACCCTGCGCCTCGCCCTCGCCGACCAGGCGGCCGGTGCGCAGCTGAGCGTCGACCCGGCCACCGTCACCGTCCCGCCGGGCAGCCGCCGCGACACGCCCTTCACCCTGACGGTCGGCCCCGGCACGCCCCTCGGCGACCTCGGCGGGAAGATCACCGCCGTCGACGCCGCCGACCCCGGCCGGTCCCTCGCCGGCACGTTCCTCGCCGTCCGCGTCGAGGCGCCGCCCACCTGGCTCGCCCGCCGGTGGCCGGCCCTCGCCGCGGGCTCCGCCGGGGCGCTGCTGCTCGGCGCGCTCCTCGCCGTACGCCTCCGGGCCGCCCGCCGTCGCCTCGACCTGACCGGGGTCGAACTGGAGCTCCTGCGCGACGGCCACACCGCGGACCGGCTCACCGTACGGACCGGACAAGCCCGGAACGGCACGTTCCTCTTCACCGTCGAGCGGGGCCTCGGCGCCGCCCCCACCCTCCAGCGCGCCCGCCCCGGCGCGCACGGCGCCCACCGGCTGACCGCCACCCGCGGCGGCGAGCTGAGACTGCGCCCGCACGGCGGCCCGGAGCACCCCGTGCGCGACGGCGCCGCCGTCGGCCTCGACGACGGCCTGGAGGCCGCCGTCCACGACCGCAGGGGCCCCGGCCGCGGCCCCACCCCGTCCGGTCCCGGCCGGACGGGGCGCGACCNNNNCNNNGGGCTGTCTCTTNNNNNNNNNNNNNNNNNNNNNNNNNNNNNNNNNNNNNNNNNNNNNNCCCGNCCCCGCCGCCCCGGCGACGACCCGGACGGCACCGGCGGCACCGGCGGCTGGTCCCGCGACCGCGGGAACGCCGCGGGCGGCACCGGCCGCGACGACAGCCGGGCCGGCGCCGGCTCCTGGGACCCGGACTTCTGACGCAGCACCGCACGACGGGGCGCCCGCGCCCCGAGGGGAGACGCAATGAAGATCTACCAGCCCATGCTCTTCGTCGGACTGGGCGGCACCGGCGGCCGGATCGGCGCCGAACTCGAACGGAGCCTGCGCCGCGAACTGTGCGGCCCCGACGGCACCTGGCTCGTGGACGGCGGCCGCCGC
It includes:
- a CDS encoding Pycsar system effector family protein, with product MLVAVVLPRTRIGADRTLLRDLVAGAPADVLLGRLTEAGADTTSWLLDQAGVHGQVLAAKYRWLRAGALCLALAVALALSSELW